Proteins from one Danaus plexippus chromosome 18 unlocalized genomic scaffold, MEX_DaPlex mxdp_20, whole genome shotgun sequence genomic window:
- the LOC116773343 gene encoding uncharacterized protein LOC116773343, which yields MSELANTEKLIELVKERSLLYDLSNIDYKNRDKKAEAWLEIATEMGFGESKVWITKWKSLRDNYNKYKKNNESSTGQAYKKYKSWPWASQLRFLDDFNIKRQTESSSQRSPANNHTSVTSDTENSTMNETEVTTHSEVSVYATESSNQLTRKRIKTSADPSDCDKILEYLKNKNETKAKMDGVNLFFLSYAQTFKTFPPRMQSMVKLEIASLFARYELQLAEGSDAHLHSRVEEVEAAELHKNNNSSSDDELSSDMLNVQKPK from the exons ATGTCTGAGCTTGCAAACACGGAAAAGTTGATTGAATTGGTTAAGGAAAGGAGTTTATTATACgatttaagtaatatagaCTACAAAAACCGCGATAAAAAAGCTGAAGCTTGGCTCGAAATTGCCACAGAAATGGGATTTGGAGAGA gTAAAGTATGGATAACCAAGTGGAAAAGTCTGAGGGATAACTACAACaagtacaagaaaaataatgaatctTCAACAGGCCAGgcttataaaaagtataagtcTTGGCCATGGGCCTCGCAATTGAGATTTTTAgacgattttaatataaaaagacaaaCAGAAAGTAGTAGTCAACGTTCTCCAGCCAATAATCATACCAGTGTTACATCCGACACAGAGAACTCTACGATGAATGAAACAGAAGTTACTACACATTCTGAAGTTTCTGTATATGCAACTGAATCAAGCAATCAACTTACGagaaaacgaataaaaacGAGCGCAGATCCCAGTGATTGTGATAAAAtactagaatatttaaaaaataaaaatgaaacaaaagcCAAAATGGATGGAgtcaatcttttttttttaagttatgcGCAAACGTTTAAGACATTCCCACCTAGAATGCAAAGTATGGTAAAGCTAGAAATAGCCTCTCTATTTGCCCGGTACGAGCTACAACTAGCAGAAGGGAGTGATGCACACTTGCATTCTCGAGTTGAAGAAGTAGAAGCTGCTGAGCTCCACAAGAACAATAATTCCTCATCGGATGACGAACTTTCTAGTGACATGTTGAATGTGCAAAAACCCAAATGA